One Gossypium hirsutum isolate 1008001.06 chromosome A08, Gossypium_hirsutum_v2.1, whole genome shotgun sequence genomic window, agaATTGAAGATTAGAATTTTTTTCCCCTTTCTGGTGTGTTTGTCATGATGGCAATTGAGAAGAACAACTTTAAAGTTTCGCGGATTGATTCGGAGTTTTCTTCTGCTAGTAGGGATACCACTTCGTCAACTGATGAGGATGAGCTTCAACGTCCAAGCTCAGCTATTAATTCTGATGgtgctggtgatgatgatgatgaagacgatgatgatgatgaatttgatgatGCTGATTCAGGAGCAGGTTCAGATGACTTTGATTTATTGGAATTAGGTGAAATAGGGGCTGAATTTTGCCAAGTTGGCAACGCGACTTGTTCCGTACCTTTTGATTTATATGATCTGCCCGGGTTGGAAGATATTTTGTCTCTTGATGTCTGGAATGAGTGTTTAAGTGATGAAGAGAGATTTAGCCTGACTAAGTTTTTACCTGATATGGACCAGGATACATTTATGTGGACCTTGAATGACCTTCTTAAGggtaataattttcattttgggAGTCCTAGTAAGAAGTTGTTTGATATATTGAAAGGAGGGTTGTGTGAGCCAAGGGTTGCCCTTTATCGGGAGGGTTTGAATTTCTTTCAAAAGCGGCGGCATTACCATCATTTGAGGATGCATCAGAATAATATGGTTGCTAAACTTTGTCAAACAAGGGATGCTTGGCTTAATTGTAGGGGATACAGTATTGAGGAGCGGCTTCGTGTTTTGAATATTATGAGAAGTCAAAAGATTTTGATGTATGAAAAATTGGAAGATGAGGATTCTGAATCCTCCGAAAGAGGTGACTTTGGTGAAGGGCTGTGGAGCAGAAGGGTTAAGGACCGAAAAGCTTTGCAGAAAAAGGGTCACCATGGGGTTGATCCTACTTTAGAATCCGTTTCGCGAGGGCAGATGGTGGGTTTGGAACCATCAGAGTACAGGAAGCAGAATCCAAAAGGTATACTGAAGGCACGTGGATCAAAATTTCCTTCTGCAAAGGAGTTTGGTGGTGGTGTTTATCCAGGTTTGGATATTGATACTGAGCCATATGGTTTTCATGGAACCCTTCCTCGACAGAAATATAAGTCAGGGGCAGCAAACAGGACAAGGGATCAGATGAGGTTAGACGATGATGGTGAAGACCCAATGTTTGGAATTAGTATTCAACAGGACCGACATGCTGTGCATGATAGCAAATCACGCAAATCTGGTTTGTTGAGAGCAGGGAAGACGTATGGCCTTTTAAGAGGGGAAGAATTAGCTGGTGACAGTTTCATGGCTTTGCCTCCGTCTTCAAAGCATGATTTGCGAGCCTATGGTAGGAACAGGGATGTGAATCAATTTCCTGATGCAAAAGTATACACGTCAAAGCCACCAAACATGAGAACACCCTATGATTTTGCCAAAAAGTCCAAGTATTCTGAAAATCATCAGCAATTTGCTGTTGGAAATCAGATAAAGCTTATGAAAGGCAGAACTCCACAATTGCCACTGAAAGGGAGTCGATTTGACTTGTCGGAACGCACCGAACTGTTTTGGCAAAATAAGAACCAAGGGGAAGATTTTTCTGTGGATTCTTCAGTTAGATCTGATGATTGGAATATTAGGAGCAGGAAATGTAAAATGGGGCCAGAGTGTCCTGATAAAGCTTCCTCACAACAGATGAATGACCGATTCTTGTTTTCTGAtaatcgaattaaatcatcacAAGAAAAGATCAGAGGGAACCACGTGCAAAATGGAGGACCAGTAATGGCTGTTTCAAAAGGTAGTAGAGCATTCCTTAAAAATGAAGAAACAGAATCTGACTCATCTGAACAGTTTGATGACGACGATGATAGCAATCCTCTAATGAGAAGCAAGTTTGATTACCCAAGTGGTGTCATTGAAGGTTCACGGCAGTCTTCATTGAAGTCTGGCCTTGATTCTAGAAAGATAAAATCTTCAAAGAAAGATACTATGGAGGATGGATGGCCTCTTGATGGAATCAATCGCATCTCTGAAAAGAGCTTTGGGGAAAATGTGCACGTGCCAGGAGTAGAAAGCTACTATTTTAAAGGAAAACAGAAGTCTAAGATGCACGAAATAAGTCCCTTGCAGAACTCTGCTTCTAGAGCTTTTGGCAAGGTTGATAGGAAAAAGGTATCCAAGTTGAGCAAATCTGGCCAATTAGGAGAGAAACTTGGTGACAGATTAAAGATGTCCTCAACAAAGGCCTACCCTACTGAGAAAAGGCTGAAAGGTGAAGTTGTCTATGATCATCCTATGTCTCAACGAGATTATCTGCTTAATTATCCTGTTGATGAGGAGGATGCTTCACCTGTGACACTACCATTGGCAGATGAAAATAACAGGCGTAGAACTGGGAAAAAAGGCCGGAGCATTGAAACATATGATTGTGGTGAAAAACCTGAAGCTTCATTGCTTGGGTGCAAGACAGGGAAGGAGTATGTGGGAGATGTCGACAGAAGAGGTGAAGATGGTAACCTGCAGTCTAACCTTCAGAAGCGAACTGATGATTCCCTTTCcttgaaaaaaaagggaaaacggAAATTGGAGGTTGATGCTGTTACCTCAGATATGGAAGCTTTGGAACCACATGGTGCAGAAGTGCAAGTTACAGATGTTGAGATGGAAATCAAACCACAGAAAAAGCCGTTTACTCTGATTACCCCTACAGTTCATACTGGTTTCTCATTTTCGATTATACATCTTCTTTCTGCTGTTCGCATGGCAATGATCACTCCACTTCTAGAAGATTCCTTAGAGGTTGGCAGACCTCGCAGGGAGCAGAATGGAAAGCAGGAAGGTGGTGTGAATGGTGTTCTTTCTTGTGAGAACACAGCTACTGATCCGGATCAGCCTGTGCAAAGAAGTATACCTTCTCTTACTGTTCAAGAGATTGTTAATCGTGTAACAGTGAATCCCGGAGATCCATGTATCCTTGAGACACAAGAGCCGCTTCAAGATTTAGTTCGGGGAGTTCTGAAAATTTTCTCATCAAAAACAGCGCCTTTGGGGGCAAAAGGTTGGAAGGCACTTGTTGCCTATGAAAAGTCCACAAAAAGTTGGTATTGGGTTGGTCCAATTATGCATAGCTCAAATGATCATGAAACAATTGAGGAGGTGACGTCACCTGAAGCCTGGAGTCTTCCTCACAAAATGCTTGTCAAGCTGGTTGATTCTTTTGCAAATTGGCTAAAAAATGGTCAAGAGACTCTCCAACAAATAGGGAGTCTTCCTGCACCACCGCTTGAATTGATGCAAGTAAATTTAGATGAGAAAGAAAGGTTCAGAGACCTAAGAGCACAGAAAAGCCTTAATACCATTAGCCCAAGTTCCGAAGAAGTGAGAGCTTATTTCCGTAGAGAGGAGCTTCTTAGGTATTCTATTCCTGACAGGGCCTTCTCTTACACAGCTGCTGATGGCAAAAAATCAATAGTTGCTCCTTTGAGAAGGGGTGGAGGTAAACCGACTTCAAAGGCTCGAGATCATTTTATGCTGAAACGTGATAGGCCACCACATGTTACAATTCTTTGTCTTGTGAGAGATGCTGCTTCCAGATTGCCCGGAAGTATTGGCACCCGTGCAGATGTTTGTACTTTGATAAGAGACTCTCAATACATTGTTGAAGAAGTTTCTGATGCACAAGTTAACCAGATTGTTAGTGGGGCTTTAGACCGTTTACATTATGAACGTGATCCTTGTGTACAATTCGATGGAGAAAGGAAATTGTGGGTTTATTTACAcagagaaagagaagaagaagacttTGAGGATGATGGTACTTCATCTACTAAGAAATGGAAGAGGCAGAAAAAGGATACTGCTGAACAATCTGATCAAGGAGCTGTAATTGCGGCTTTTCATGCAGCCGGGGATCAGTTGGGATTTGATGATGATAAAAAGATGGAGACAGAGTGTGAGGATAGACAAAATCCGGAGGCTAATGCTGATGACAGTCATGCATCGGAACAAGGTCATCCAATAACAAGGAATCCTCTTGACGCAAATCTTGTCCAGGAAGACAAATTGCTATGTCAAGAAAATTCTACAAACGAAGAATTTGATGATAAttgaacaaaagaaaaacaagaatttGATGATGAAACATTTGGGAGAGAGAGACCAGTTGGACTCCTGAGTGCAAGCTAATTATGATCAAATTATCTCaggtaattttccaaaattctatgaaatatttatatttttgcgACCAACCAGATAATGGTTTACTATAATGAAGGATTGTTTATATTTTTGCAGGGTCAAAGTCCAGCTACTGTAGAAGGAAGCATTTGTGATTCCCACTGAAGGTGTGTGTTATATGTTGGAACATTACATGTATAGTGATTCTAGCACGAAAAATGTAGATTAGAAAGTGACCTGATGATGCCCAACAATGTGTTTACTACAGGTGGATACTTAATGATTTTGCattttccataaatatttttttggtaaGTCCAATTATAGATCATATGTTCATTGAGCTTACAACAAGTGCAGTTTTGGCGTTGTAATGTGCCATAAAATGCATTGTCTGGTTGTACTTGCTTTTTGGTTCAGTTACTTGAGCATATAGCCAGGGCAagcaattttcatattttctatgAGGTCTCAGCCTGTAATGTAAGAGATTATTGCAAATATATTCCAATATCAAGTCTATTCAATCTTATTTTTTCAGAGTGAGTGTAATAAACCAATTGCATTTGTGAAATAACTCCAATGGGAAAAAAATGTAAATGATTTATTTCAGTTCTAGATTACTATTTACTAGCAATTTTATATTGACACATGTGAGTAGACACTTAAAAGTTCAGGCCCCAAAAAAtgatttaaccttttttttctttgcatAGCCACTAGAACCAAGGAACATATCTTCAATTTTTACTCATACCATATATGATTGTGATATATGACCATTTCAAGATATATTGTTCACTATCTGATAACACCATTCTTTCTGCTGTATTTATTGTATATTTTTGCAGCTGAACTGATTATGTTCATAACTTTAATGACTAAGGAATCCATTTATAACTCTATTAAATTGGGTTTTACCCACATTTTTCTTCTGATTTACCCCACTAATATCATGTATTGGGAAAGTTTGTTCACAGAAagatgtatataatatttattaataagatTGAAAGAAATTGACAGAACATACATATAACATCAACTGAAAACAAATAATAACAGTTGCAAACATGTGACTCAAACAGCCCTAGAGACTCCTTCATTTGTGTGAATAACAATTGGATTTCTAACATCATAAGTATCATCTGACCATATCAATGTTGCAGACACCATTGATCGTTTATCCAAAGCTTTTCCTGAAACAGTAACATTGTAAGACTTCTTCTCTGTTAGAGACTTGAAAGACAAGATTTGAGGAACCACTTTGATTTCGAGTTCCTACAGGGTAGCGATTGTTGCATTGTAAGTAGATCTTGCTAGATCAACATTTGTTACTGTTCTATGGAAAGTGACTTTGAATGGCCTGCCTGCTGGAACTAAAGCAGTGAGTGTAGGATAATTGAAATCTCTTGGCAACATTTTAGTAGAGTTCTTGGGACAAGAGGTGTCGTTTCCAGCTAAATTTTTGATGGAATCTTCATCATATCCAATACTGCATAAGAATCTTATGTTGTCACCTTCTACGGTGTCGTATACAAGTCCGGGGTCAATGGCTTTTACAGGGTTGACATGTCCTGATCCATAAGCAAATTCGGCACCTTGATTCATCGGTGCATCCATCAGAAAAGCTTGGCAAAAGAAAACAAATGTAAGGTCGTAAACGTGACATATGTTACAAATTACAATAATGGCAATGAATGATTACCAGTAGTAATAAGAGCAGATTTAATGGCAGAGGGAGACCAATGAGGGTG contains:
- the LOC107938432 gene encoding uncharacterized protein isoform X1, whose translation is MMAIEKNNFKVSRIDSEFSSASRDTTSSTDEDELQRPSSAINSDGAGDDDDEDDDDDEFDDADSGAGSDDFDLLELGEIGAEFCQVGNATCSVPFDLYDLPGLEDILSLDVWNECLSDEERFSLTKFLPDMDQDTFMWTLNDLLKGNNFHFGSPSKKLFDILKGGLCEPRVALYREGLNFFQKRRHYHHLRMHQNNMVAKLCQTRDAWLNCRGYSIEERLRVLNIMRSQKILMYEKLEDEDSESSERGDFGEGLWSRRVKDRKALQKKGHHGVDPTLESVSRGQMVGLEPSEYRKQNPKGILKARGSKFPSAKEFGGGVYPGLDIDTEPYGFHGTLPRQKYKSGAANRTRDQMRLDDDGEDPMFGISIQQDRHAVHDSKSRKSGLLRAGKTYGLLRGEELAGDSFMALPPSSKHDLRAYGRNRDVNQFPDAKVYTSKPPNMRTPYDFAKKSKYSENHQQFAVGNQIKLMKGRTPQLPLKGSRFDLSERTELFWQNKNQGEDFSVDSSVRSDDWNIRSRKCKMGPECPDKASSQQMNDRFLFSDNRIKSSQEKIRGNHVQNGGPVMAVSKGSRAFLKNEETESDSSEQFDDDDDSNPLMRSKFDYPSGVIEGSRQSSLKSGLDSRKIKSSKKDTMEDGWPLDGINRISEKSFGENVHVPGVESYYFKGKQKSKMHEISPLQNSASRAFGKVDRKKVSKLSKSGQLGEKLGDRLKMSSTKAYPTEKRLKGEVVYDHPMSQRDYLLNYPVDEEDASPVTLPLADENNRRRTGKKGRSIETYDCGEKPEASLLGCKTGKEYVGDVDRRGEDGNLQSNLQKRTDDSLSLKKKGKRKLEVDAVTSDMEALEPHGAEVQVTDVEMEIKPQKKPFTLITPTVHTGFSFSIIHLLSAVRMAMITPLLEDSLEVGRPRREQNGKQEGGVNGVLSCENTATDPDQPVQRSIPSLTVQEIVNRVTVNPGDPCILETQEPLQDLVRGVLKIFSSKTAPLGAKGWKALVAYEKSTKSWYWVGPIMHSSNDHETIEEVTSPEAWSLPHKMLVKLVDSFANWLKNGQETLQQIGSLPAPPLELMQVNLDEKERFRDLRAQKSLNTISPSSEEVRAYFRREELLRYSIPDRAFSYTAADGKKSIVAPLRRGGGKPTSKARDHFMLKRDRPPHVTILCLVRDAASRLPGSIGTRADVCTLIRDSQYIVEEVSDAQVNQIVSGALDRLHYERDPCVQFDGERKLWVYLHREREEEDFEDDGTSSTKKWKRQKKDTAEQSDQGAVIAAFHAAGDQLGFDDDKKMETECEDRQNPEANADDSHASEQGHPITRNPLDANLVQEDKLLCQENSTNEEFDDN
- the LOC107938432 gene encoding uncharacterized protein isoform X2, whose translation is MSRDTTSSTDEDELQRPSSAINSDGAGDDDDEDDDDDEFDDADSGAGSDDFDLLELGEIGAEFCQVGNATCSVPFDLYDLPGLEDILSLDVWNECLSDEERFSLTKFLPDMDQDTFMWTLNDLLKGNNFHFGSPSKKLFDILKGGLCEPRVALYREGLNFFQKRRHYHHLRMHQNNMVAKLCQTRDAWLNCRGYSIEERLRVLNIMRSQKILMYEKLEDEDSESSERGDFGEGLWSRRVKDRKALQKKGHHGVDPTLESVSRGQMVGLEPSEYRKQNPKGILKARGSKFPSAKEFGGGVYPGLDIDTEPYGFHGTLPRQKYKSGAANRTRDQMRLDDDGEDPMFGISIQQDRHAVHDSKSRKSGLLRAGKTYGLLRGEELAGDSFMALPPSSKHDLRAYGRNRDVNQFPDAKVYTSKPPNMRTPYDFAKKSKYSENHQQFAVGNQIKLMKGRTPQLPLKGSRFDLSERTELFWQNKNQGEDFSVDSSVRSDDWNIRSRKCKMGPECPDKASSQQMNDRFLFSDNRIKSSQEKIRGNHVQNGGPVMAVSKGSRAFLKNEETESDSSEQFDDDDDSNPLMRSKFDYPSGVIEGSRQSSLKSGLDSRKIKSSKKDTMEDGWPLDGINRISEKSFGENVHVPGVESYYFKGKQKSKMHEISPLQNSASRAFGKVDRKKVSKLSKSGQLGEKLGDRLKMSSTKAYPTEKRLKGEVVYDHPMSQRDYLLNYPVDEEDASPVTLPLADENNRRRTGKKGRSIETYDCGEKPEASLLGCKTGKEYVGDVDRRGEDGNLQSNLQKRTDDSLSLKKKGKRKLEVDAVTSDMEALEPHGAEVQVTDVEMEIKPQKKPFTLITPTVHTGFSFSIIHLLSAVRMAMITPLLEDSLEVGRPRREQNGKQEGGVNGVLSCENTATDPDQPVQRSIPSLTVQEIVNRVTVNPGDPCILETQEPLQDLVRGVLKIFSSKTAPLGAKGWKALVAYEKSTKSWYWVGPIMHSSNDHETIEEVTSPEAWSLPHKMLVKLVDSFANWLKNGQETLQQIGSLPAPPLELMQVNLDEKERFRDLRAQKSLNTISPSSEEVRAYFRREELLRYSIPDRAFSYTAADGKKSIVAPLRRGGGKPTSKARDHFMLKRDRPPHVTILCLVRDAASRLPGSIGTRADVCTLIRDSQYIVEEVSDAQVNQIVSGALDRLHYERDPCVQFDGERKLWVYLHREREEEDFEDDGTSSTKKWKRQKKDTAEQSDQGAVIAAFHAAGDQLGFDDDKKMETECEDRQNPEANADDSHASEQGHPITRNPLDANLVQEDKLLCQENSTNEEFDDN
- the LOC107938432 gene encoding uncharacterized protein isoform X3; this encodes MRDTTSSTDEDELQRPSSAINSDGAGDDDDEDDDDDEFDDADSGAGSDDFDLLELGEIGAEFCQVGNATCSVPFDLYDLPGLEDILSLDVWNECLSDEERFSLTKFLPDMDQDTFMWTLNDLLKGNNFHFGSPSKKLFDILKGGLCEPRVALYREGLNFFQKRRHYHHLRMHQNNMVAKLCQTRDAWLNCRGYSIEERLRVLNIMRSQKILMYEKLEDEDSESSERGDFGEGLWSRRVKDRKALQKKGHHGVDPTLESVSRGQMVGLEPSEYRKQNPKGILKARGSKFPSAKEFGGGVYPGLDIDTEPYGFHGTLPRQKYKSGAANRTRDQMRLDDDGEDPMFGISIQQDRHAVHDSKSRKSGLLRAGKTYGLLRGEELAGDSFMALPPSSKHDLRAYGRNRDVNQFPDAKVYTSKPPNMRTPYDFAKKSKYSENHQQFAVGNQIKLMKGRTPQLPLKGSRFDLSERTELFWQNKNQGEDFSVDSSVRSDDWNIRSRKCKMGPECPDKASSQQMNDRFLFSDNRIKSSQEKIRGNHVQNGGPVMAVSKGSRAFLKNEETESDSSEQFDDDDDSNPLMRSKFDYPSGVIEGSRQSSLKSGLDSRKIKSSKKDTMEDGWPLDGINRISEKSFGENVHVPGVESYYFKGKQKSKMHEISPLQNSASRAFGKVDRKKVSKLSKSGQLGEKLGDRLKMSSTKAYPTEKRLKGEVVYDHPMSQRDYLLNYPVDEEDASPVTLPLADENNRRRTGKKGRSIETYDCGEKPEASLLGCKTGKEYVGDVDRRGEDGNLQSNLQKRTDDSLSLKKKGKRKLEVDAVTSDMEALEPHGAEVQVTDVEMEIKPQKKPFTLITPTVHTGFSFSIIHLLSAVRMAMITPLLEDSLEVGRPRREQNGKQEGGVNGVLSCENTATDPDQPVQRSIPSLTVQEIVNRVTVNPGDPCILETQEPLQDLVRGVLKIFSSKTAPLGAKGWKALVAYEKSTKSWYWVGPIMHSSNDHETIEEVTSPEAWSLPHKMLVKLVDSFANWLKNGQETLQQIGSLPAPPLELMQVNLDEKERFRDLRAQKSLNTISPSSEEVRAYFRREELLRYSIPDRAFSYTAADGKKSIVAPLRRGGGKPTSKARDHFMLKRDRPPHVTILCLVRDAASRLPGSIGTRADVCTLIRDSQYIVEEVSDAQVNQIVSGALDRLHYERDPCVQFDGERKLWVYLHREREEEDFEDDGTSSTKKWKRQKKDTAEQSDQGAVIAAFHAAGDQLGFDDDKKMETECEDRQNPEANADDSHASEQGHPITRNPLDANLVQEDKLLCQENSTNEEFDDN